Proteins found in one Deltaproteobacteria bacterium IMCC39524 genomic segment:
- a CDS encoding histidine triad nucleotide-binding protein, with amino-acid sequence MPDSCIFCKIISGEIPGKFVYQDEQVVVLEDINPQAPDHLLIVPRKHVRTTLDLTTADNELIGHVFQIAGKIAHDRGFSEDGFRVVNNCNEAGGQTVWHIHFHLLGGRDLTWPPG; translated from the coding sequence ATGCCGGACAGCTGCATCTTCTGTAAAATTATCTCCGGTGAAATTCCGGGCAAGTTTGTTTATCAAGACGAACAGGTCGTTGTCCTGGAGGATATCAACCCTCAGGCTCCAGATCATCTCCTGATCGTGCCGCGTAAACATGTTCGCACAACACTGGACTTGACTACGGCAGACAATGAGCTGATTGGACATGTCTTCCAAATTGCCGGCAAGATCGCACATGACCGGGGCTTCTCCGAAGACGGCTTCCGCGTGGTGAACAATTGCAACGAAGCGGGCGGACAGACGGTCTGGCATATCCACTTCCACTTGCTCGGTGGCAGAGACCTGACCTGGCCTCCAGGCTGA
- a CDS encoding U32 family peptidase has protein sequence MRIISPVDNLQEAAMLLEAGADELYGGYLPAEWEDYSLAASLNQRTFSAAQIDTEEELKAIVDLTHAHGGTFALTLNAPFYTDAQLPMLIDYIDRMVRLGIDSLILADVGVLRLLKQRHPVIEYHASTLAHLTNAGSVRLMAEQGMQRVVLPRHLTVADMAAVIQQAPDVLFDAFLLVGKCPNTEGLCTFHHSSPEKIWPCEIPYEIAPLGNGASEGLQQAMKRQESWSETNRRHGCGLCAIPHLQKAGVHGLKLVGRGAPAVQKVRNVTLAKEFLMLASEAVNPEEYRRQAMAAHKERFGAACHQNVCYYPELFYGGEV, from the coding sequence ATGCGTATTATCTCGCCTGTCGACAATCTGCAAGAAGCTGCCATGCTTCTGGAAGCCGGGGCCGACGAGCTTTACGGCGGTTATCTTCCTGCTGAATGGGAAGATTACAGTCTTGCTGCATCGCTTAACCAGAGAACCTTTTCCGCCGCGCAGATCGATACGGAAGAGGAGTTGAAGGCGATTGTCGATCTCACCCATGCTCACGGTGGAACTTTTGCCTTAACCCTGAACGCGCCTTTTTATACAGATGCACAATTGCCCATGCTGATTGATTACATCGATCGCATGGTAAGGCTGGGTATAGATAGCCTGATTCTGGCTGATGTCGGTGTATTGCGTCTTCTGAAACAACGCCACCCTGTTATTGAATATCATGCCAGCACCCTGGCGCACCTGACCAACGCCGGTTCTGTCAGGCTTATGGCCGAGCAGGGTATGCAGCGTGTGGTCCTGCCCAGGCATTTGACCGTGGCTGATATGGCAGCTGTTATTCAACAGGCCCCGGATGTTCTTTTTGATGCTTTCCTGCTGGTCGGTAAATGCCCGAATACCGAAGGTCTCTGTACTTTTCATCATTCCAGTCCGGAAAAGATCTGGCCGTGTGAAATACCCTACGAGATTGCACCCCTTGGCAACGGAGCTTCTGAAGGCTTGCAGCAGGCAATGAAGAGACAGGAGAGTTGGTCTGAAACGAATCGTCGCCACGGCTGTGGCCTTTGCGCTATTCCGCATTTGCAGAAGGCCGGTGTCCATGGTTTGAAGCTGGTTGGTCGGGGTGCTCCGGCTGTACAGAAAGTCAGAAATGTCACTTTGGCCAAGGAGTTCCTGATGCTGGCGTCAGAGGCTGTTAACCCTGAAGAGTACCGCCGTCAGGCGATGGCTGCACATAAGGAAAGATTCGGTGCTGCTTGTCACCAGAATGTTTGTTACTATCCAGAGTTATTTTATGGGGGAGAGGTATGA
- a CDS encoding alpha/beta hydrolase, translated as MPKVTVIFAHGRESGPWGAKIRVLAKVAEGFGCGVISRDDSDNRDPELRVVRLIDEVKSIDGPIVLVGSSMGGYVATVASQVIRPTGLFLMAPALGMPGYEHQSPQAIARELTVVHGWGDDLVPAEAVLEFARSQQAMLHLVPAGHALLEQIEWLEQIFTLFLQRCLKPEQVTQQSRILATL; from the coding sequence ATGCCGAAGGTCACTGTCATTTTCGCTCATGGAAGAGAGAGCGGTCCCTGGGGCGCTAAGATTAGAGTTCTCGCCAAGGTGGCTGAAGGCTTCGGTTGTGGGGTCATCAGTCGCGATGACAGTGATAACCGTGACCCTGAATTGCGGGTTGTCCGGTTAATTGACGAGGTGAAGTCAATCGATGGCCCGATTGTTCTGGTTGGCTCCAGCATGGGCGGTTATGTAGCAACCGTGGCTTCACAGGTTATTCGCCCGACCGGTCTGTTCCTTATGGCCCCGGCCCTTGGCATGCCTGGCTATGAACATCAGTCACCTCAAGCCATTGCCAGGGAGTTGACTGTCGTCCATGGCTGGGGGGATGATCTTGTGCCGGCCGAAGCCGTCCTTGAATTCGCCCGTAGCCAGCAGGCGATGTTGCACCTGGTCCCTGCGGGGCACGCGCTCCTTGAACAGATTGAATGGCTGGAACAAATTTTCACCTTGTTTCTGCAACGATGCCTGAAGCCTGAGCAAGTCACTCAGCAAAGTCGTATCCTGGCGACATTGTGA
- a CDS encoding AAA family ATPase — protein sequence MILRSIELESFGRFRGQTVEFRRGLNLVIGPNEAGKSTIAEAVPAVLFGTDRLERFKPWGRNVCSASLFFEGRGHTVEVKRNLLTDEVELVEKDDLYHVRSQFSGKAPFRGRSASCREYRQLLEKLIGVADERLFRATYFFGHHPQSWSGDELALKLRTLVSGTAEADYAEILDTLLDEHFQLTRSNPWGRDKQRDREYETVCQQLSEQGDEGAVPIFVEIDNPTRDDSQVALEEEISALTGELEFERQEYEKGQRYIARFRQQADFNEEKAAPPAKVEPVKEESSGTKKTLSEKLTAAGLPPSLPPQLPEVLSAAAEIRQELAALQQPFSILHGREKKIPQIPWVVIGCLLVLFVALAAVAFWQPFFKTPLLTAVGVCSVALLAWASWRQINRNKILEQCRKERGLLEQKKGVAQQRQAELSERCEALGLPSSAVDLVRLQKLVMTHRALLDQYWSATESDDPGVVKGSELVDREPSSPDPTVSVVEKDFLKDDEAAEELRQLEARLADFAVNMQAKETRLEELQAQLKSARHTPGAAAEAASQQGPLVQEISVKSAMSPLQRRKNDLEDRIVVLRKSINLLADAVDEFSRSHLVTLNAEAGKMFGKITGGRYTEIKLDENMAPSIQVDGRRWTPVDHFSRGTVDAIYLALRMALAKVRDDGRSLPLMLDDPFVHLDQKRLAKTLNLVDLASADGQLILFSHNLDLGKRAARERWHVVPLDGDAVNTTTDEGGEHAGQLHLL from the coding sequence ATGATACTGCGTAGCATTGAATTGGAGAGCTTCGGCAGATTTCGTGGCCAGACGGTTGAATTCCGTCGTGGACTGAACCTTGTCATAGGCCCCAACGAGGCGGGTAAGTCGACGATCGCCGAGGCTGTCCCCGCGGTTCTTTTTGGTACCGATCGTCTGGAGAGGTTCAAGCCCTGGGGTCGCAATGTTTGTTCTGCATCACTCTTTTTTGAGGGCCGGGGACACACCGTTGAAGTTAAACGCAACCTGCTGACTGATGAGGTTGAGCTGGTCGAAAAAGATGACCTTTATCATGTCAGGTCACAGTTTTCCGGAAAAGCTCCGTTCCGGGGGCGCAGTGCCTCCTGTCGCGAGTACCGGCAACTGCTTGAAAAGTTGATTGGCGTTGCTGATGAGAGGCTCTTTCGCGCGACTTACTTCTTTGGGCATCACCCGCAAAGTTGGAGCGGCGACGAGCTTGCTCTTAAGCTGAGAACTCTGGTCAGTGGTACCGCTGAGGCCGATTATGCTGAAATTCTTGACACTTTGCTGGATGAGCATTTTCAACTGACCCGTAGCAATCCCTGGGGGAGGGACAAGCAACGTGACCGTGAGTATGAAACCGTTTGTCAGCAGCTGTCCGAGCAGGGTGATGAAGGGGCTGTGCCGATCTTTGTGGAGATCGATAACCCTACCCGCGACGATAGTCAGGTTGCTCTTGAAGAAGAGATCAGTGCCTTGACAGGCGAACTTGAATTTGAACGCCAGGAGTATGAGAAGGGCCAGCGATACATCGCGCGTTTTCGTCAGCAGGCTGACTTCAACGAAGAAAAAGCCGCGCCGCCCGCAAAGGTTGAACCGGTAAAGGAAGAGAGCTCAGGCACAAAAAAGACGCTTTCTGAAAAATTGACCGCTGCCGGGCTACCGCCCTCTTTGCCGCCGCAATTGCCAGAAGTGTTAAGTGCCGCCGCTGAAATCAGGCAGGAGCTAGCCGCTTTGCAACAACCATTCTCGATCCTTCATGGTCGAGAGAAAAAGATTCCACAAATTCCCTGGGTGGTGATTGGCTGCCTCCTGGTGCTTTTCGTCGCACTTGCGGCCGTAGCCTTTTGGCAACCCTTTTTCAAAACGCCCCTCTTGACGGCTGTTGGCGTTTGCTCTGTGGCTCTGCTTGCCTGGGCCTCCTGGCGGCAGATTAATCGTAATAAAATTCTGGAACAGTGCCGTAAGGAGCGTGGCTTGCTTGAGCAGAAGAAGGGCGTCGCGCAGCAACGACAGGCGGAATTAAGTGAGCGTTGTGAGGCTCTTGGCTTGCCGTCTTCTGCGGTCGACCTGGTTCGTTTGCAAAAACTTGTTATGACTCATCGTGCATTACTTGACCAATACTGGTCTGCAACGGAATCTGATGATCCCGGGGTCGTTAAAGGTTCTGAGCTTGTTGATCGTGAACCCTCATCCCCGGATCCCACGGTGTCAGTCGTTGAAAAAGACTTCTTGAAAGACGATGAGGCCGCTGAGGAGTTGCGCCAGTTGGAAGCACGGTTGGCCGATTTTGCTGTCAATATGCAGGCAAAAGAGACTCGCCTGGAGGAGCTGCAGGCGCAGTTGAAGTCTGCCAGGCATACACCAGGGGCTGCTGCTGAAGCAGCTTCACAGCAAGGCCCCCTGGTGCAGGAAATCTCTGTCAAGAGCGCCATGTCACCACTCCAAAGGCGTAAAAATGATCTTGAGGATCGTATTGTTGTTCTACGCAAATCAATTAACCTGCTTGCAGACGCTGTTGACGAGTTCAGCCGTTCTCACCTGGTGACGTTGAATGCTGAAGCAGGCAAAATGTTTGGCAAGATTACCGGGGGCCGCTACACGGAGATCAAACTTGATGAGAATATGGCTCCATCTATCCAGGTTGACGGGCGTCGTTGGACTCCCGTGGATCATTTCAGCCGTGGTACCGTTGATGCCATTTATCTGGCTCTGCGGATGGCTTTGGCAAAGGTCCGCGATGATGGTCGGTCTTTACCTCTGATGCTCGATGATCCCTTTGTTCACCTGGACCAGAAACGCCTTGCGAAAACGCTCAACCTGGTTGACCTGGCTTCTGCCGATGGACAATTGATACTCTTCAGTCATAATCTTGATTTAGGCAAACGCGCTGCCCGTGAAAGGTGGCATGTCGTTCCTCTTGATGGGGACGCCGTTAACACGACCACTGATGAAGGAGGAGAGCATGCCGGACAGCTGCATCTTCTGTAA
- a CDS encoding SAM-dependent methyltransferase, giving the protein MSHQIYFLGAGPGDPELLTRRAERLLIECRVVYLPPMYDQPFAEFLEGKELFVPFEYYFSDLIEQIKSHLINGPVAFLVPGDLTFYSPFQALVDALGPLAVVVPGVGSANAASALLKKTLDLPGVCSRAILASPRTLGDGPDAPTMGDFAEPGVSLLIYMNNIPLPELVAQLRKGYGTDTPIALAHRVGLPDEEVVVATLDTIVATVGSRDYFNLDSPNPRPALTLILVGESLTAEADPAWWDYRRDNIWKYQDNS; this is encoded by the coding sequence ATGAGTCATCAGATTTATTTTTTAGGCGCCGGCCCCGGTGATCCCGAGCTATTGACCCGTCGTGCAGAGCGTCTTCTCATAGAGTGCCGGGTGGTTTACTTGCCACCTATGTATGATCAACCTTTTGCGGAGTTCCTTGAAGGTAAAGAACTCTTTGTTCCCTTTGAATACTATTTTTCTGACCTGATTGAGCAGATCAAGAGTCATCTGATCAATGGGCCGGTCGCTTTTCTGGTACCCGGAGACTTAACTTTTTATTCCCCGTTTCAGGCTCTTGTCGATGCCTTGGGTCCTCTTGCTGTCGTTGTTCCCGGGGTGGGCTCCGCCAACGCAGCCTCCGCACTTCTGAAAAAGACACTTGATCTACCCGGTGTCTGCAGTCGGGCGATTCTTGCTTCGCCGCGAACCCTTGGTGATGGCCCTGACGCCCCGACCATGGGGGATTTCGCCGAGCCGGGTGTTTCGCTGCTGATTTACATGAATAATATACCTCTGCCGGAACTGGTCGCTCAACTCCGGAAGGGCTATGGTACAGATACCCCGATAGCTCTGGCTCACCGGGTCGGTCTACCTGATGAAGAAGTCGTTGTTGCCACTCTGGATACAATCGTTGCAACTGTTGGCAGCAGGGATTACTTTAACCTGGACAGTCCCAACCCACGCCCGGCCCTGACCTTGATTCTGGTTGGGGAAAGTTTGACGGCTGAAGCTGATCCCGCCTGGTGGGATTATCGCCGTGATAATATCTGGAAGTATCAGGACAACAGTTAA
- a CDS encoding TlyA family RNA methyltransferase — translation MAGKERIDKLLVQRQLAGSRERARALILAGRVIVDDQTVDKVGSQVFSTSEIRLRGEDIPYVSRGGLKLAEALNCFEIAIDGRVAIDVGASTGGFTDCLLQNGAVKVIAVDVGYGQLAWKLRDDDRVQNLERTNIRHLTVDQLDDLPDLAVIDASFISLEKVLPSTIALLKPCSDIIALIKPQFEVGKGQVGKGGVVRDPDQHLEVVAKIKLFSEQLGCRVVEVCDSPLLGPKGNKEFLIHLRLERGL, via the coding sequence ATGGCTGGCAAAGAACGAATTGATAAACTGTTGGTACAACGTCAACTGGCCGGGTCAAGAGAGCGCGCCAGGGCCCTGATCCTTGCCGGCCGTGTGATTGTAGATGACCAGACCGTCGATAAAGTTGGTTCTCAGGTTTTCTCGACCTCGGAAATTCGTCTCAGGGGCGAGGATATTCCTTATGTGTCACGCGGTGGTTTGAAGCTCGCAGAGGCTTTGAATTGTTTTGAAATTGCGATTGACGGACGGGTTGCCATAGATGTCGGTGCATCGACCGGTGGCTTTACAGACTGTCTTTTGCAGAATGGTGCAGTAAAAGTCATCGCTGTCGATGTTGGTTACGGCCAGTTGGCCTGGAAGTTACGTGATGACGACAGAGTTCAGAACCTTGAACGGACCAATATAAGACATCTTACAGTGGACCAACTCGATGATCTTCCGGATCTTGCTGTTATTGATGCTTCATTCATTTCTCTGGAAAAAGTCCTGCCGTCAACCATTGCCCTGTTAAAGCCTTGCAGTGATATCATTGCCCTGATCAAGCCGCAGTTCGAAGTGGGAAAGGGGCAGGTCGGCAAAGGTGGAGTCGTCCGTGACCCCGACCAGCATCTAGAGGTTGTTGCGAAGATCAAACTTTTCTCGGAACAGCTCGGCTGCCGGGTGGTTGAAGTCTGCGACAGTCCGCTCTTAGGGCCAAAGGGCAATAAAGAGTTCCTGATTCATTTGCGTTTGGAGAGGGGCTTATGA
- a CDS encoding alpha/beta fold hydrolase, translated as MTRPAYKRPWYLFHAHLETIWPALLRRVPQPPYRRERIYTDDDDFLDLDWLQAGHRRLVIVSHGLEGDTSRHYVTGMARAVHGAGFDVLAWNFRGCGGEINRQPRFTHNGATEDLDAVISHALVAGNYNSVALVGFSMGGNLTLMYLGREADIVPDEVKAAVCFSVPCDLAAASSRLAESSNTIYMKRFMRLMGEKVRLQAKNFPDEFPCDDYHSLKTFADFDGRYTAPLHGFRDAPHYWQCCSSSQYLDRIRVPAWIVNARNDPFLSLSCFPDITTHENPSVTLISPEHGGHCGFASLYEDPAYWSERLAVYLLSPV; from the coding sequence CACCTGGAAACAATTTGGCCGGCACTTCTGCGACGGGTGCCACAGCCACCATACCGGCGTGAAAGAATTTATACGGATGATGATGATTTCCTGGACCTGGACTGGCTTCAGGCAGGTCACAGACGCCTGGTCATTGTCTCTCATGGTCTGGAAGGCGACACCAGTCGACATTACGTGACCGGTATGGCCCGGGCTGTTCATGGGGCAGGCTTTGATGTCCTGGCCTGGAATTTTCGCGGCTGTGGAGGTGAGATCAACCGTCAGCCCCGCTTTACCCATAACGGCGCAACTGAGGATCTTGATGCCGTCATCAGCCATGCTTTGGTGGCAGGAAATTACAATTCAGTTGCCTTGGTTGGTTTCAGTATGGGCGGCAATCTTACGCTGATGTATCTTGGCCGCGAGGCGGACATTGTGCCTGATGAAGTTAAGGCAGCCGTCTGTTTTTCCGTCCCTTGCGATCTTGCTGCCGCTTCATCTCGCCTGGCTGAAAGTTCCAACACGATTTACATGAAACGCTTTATGCGCCTCATGGGGGAAAAGGTTCGTCTCCAGGCCAAGAACTTTCCAGATGAGTTCCCTTGTGATGACTATCATAGTTTGAAGACCTTTGCTGATTTTGATGGTCGTTATACAGCCCCCTTGCACGGATTCCGTGATGCCCCGCATTATTGGCAGTGTTGCAGCAGTAGCCAGTACCTTGACCGGATACGTGTTCCTGCCTGGATCGTTAATGCCCGTAACGATCCTTTCCTGTCACTGTCGTGTTTCCCCGATATTACGACTCATGAAAATCCCTCGGTGACTCTCATTTCACCAGAACATGGCGGCCATTGTGGCTTTGCCAGCCTTTATGAAGACCCGGCATATTGGTCAGAACGCCTTGCTGTCTATCTATTGTCTCCTGTTTGA